One stretch of Corallococcus exiguus DNA includes these proteins:
- a CDS encoding M28 family metallopeptidase, with product MASKINDSSRPLTSVSRLSSQDARTTDAKSRNRPLAFKDGFESSGSTRPAPGQLPRLPAPPPILGLPAPTTPTPAPTTPVPPEAPTEPPVSVDSDPMTHIEYLASDALQGRDSPSAGLDAASVYVQAHAEKYGLVGPNINNPENPFQQKFNVYSWLGADKAGEAAGAAHAGHAEHKQFGHTMFQEGFYLDEKMPKDTLKKLNQQYEQTMKAAGQSVVPARAGKQRSVEELKQVAAATGQAVNTMAMLPGTGPHKDEVIVVMAHLDHVGVDRKGNPYNGADDNASGSAVLMAAVPELAEAAKNGKLDRSVLFIWTGAEEKGLVGSQYFVDHPIPGLELKNIAGVINTDMVGRWDDQRLSVVDTNTKGQPNYFRDVVDQANQQLADPFDRINRDINVYRDRQDGASFGRKGEDVLFLFEGLSNPEGGGDLIPEYHRQDDDIDKIIEDNGGNKPRRVKDLLLNVINIAANRTTEPQQQPK from the coding sequence ATGGCCTCGAAGATCAACGACAGCTCGCGTCCCCTCACCTCCGTCTCGCGGCTGTCCTCGCAGGACGCCCGGACGACGGATGCGAAGTCCCGGAACCGCCCTCTCGCGTTCAAGGACGGCTTCGAGTCCTCCGGCAGCACGCGCCCCGCGCCCGGCCAGCTGCCGCGGCTGCCCGCGCCGCCTCCGATCCTGGGGCTGCCCGCGCCCACCACCCCGACGCCCGCTCCGACGACGCCGGTGCCTCCGGAGGCGCCCACCGAGCCGCCCGTTTCGGTCGACTCGGATCCGATGACGCACATCGAGTACCTGGCCTCGGACGCGCTGCAGGGACGTGACAGCCCCTCCGCGGGCCTGGATGCCGCTTCCGTCTACGTGCAGGCCCACGCGGAGAAGTACGGGCTCGTGGGGCCCAACATCAACAACCCGGAGAACCCCTTCCAGCAGAAGTTCAACGTCTACTCGTGGCTGGGCGCGGACAAGGCGGGCGAGGCGGCGGGCGCGGCGCACGCAGGGCATGCCGAGCACAAGCAGTTCGGCCACACGATGTTCCAGGAGGGCTTCTACCTGGACGAGAAGATGCCCAAGGACACGCTGAAGAAGCTCAACCAGCAGTACGAGCAGACGATGAAGGCGGCGGGCCAGTCGGTGGTGCCGGCGCGCGCGGGCAAGCAGCGCAGCGTGGAGGAGCTCAAGCAGGTGGCCGCCGCCACGGGCCAGGCGGTGAACACCATGGCCATGCTGCCCGGCACCGGCCCCCACAAGGACGAGGTCATCGTGGTGATGGCCCACCTGGACCACGTGGGCGTGGACCGCAAGGGCAACCCGTACAACGGCGCGGACGACAACGCGTCCGGCAGCGCGGTGCTGATGGCGGCGGTGCCGGAGCTGGCGGAGGCCGCGAAGAACGGCAAGCTGGACCGCTCCGTGCTCTTCATCTGGACGGGCGCGGAGGAGAAGGGCCTGGTGGGCTCGCAGTACTTCGTGGACCACCCCATCCCCGGCCTGGAGCTGAAGAACATCGCCGGCGTCATCAACACGGACATGGTGGGCCGTTGGGATGATCAGCGCCTGTCCGTGGTGGACACCAACACCAAGGGCCAGCCCAACTACTTCCGTGACGTGGTGGACCAGGCGAACCAGCAGCTGGCGGATCCGTTCGACCGCATCAACCGCGACATCAACGTCTACCGCGACCGGCAGGACGGCGCGTCCTTCGGGCGCAAGGGCGAGGACGTGCTCTTCCTCTTCGAGGGCCTGTCCAACCCCGAGGGCGGCGGCGACCTCATCCCGGAGTACCACCGGCAGGATGACGACATCGACAAGATCATCGAGGACAACGGCGGCAACAAGCCCCGCCGCGTGAAGGACCTGCTCCTCAACGTCATCAACATCGCGGCGAACCGCACGACGGAGCCGCAGCAGCAGCCGAAGTAG
- a CDS encoding lytic transglycosylase domain-containing protein, with protein sequence MDGLRGTAAVLLACAGLWAPGTAWAQAPDEDDSGDVMSEEKLEALLDTPTAQPSQDEVTAEAFGPERLSTYFAEGLLAKAKAEFDRGRYKSARALLATESPPSLPGRFLQAQSAFLARDFATAAAEFTALAEDYVPLRDHCLMKAAQSHERLRKPLRAAEQYGLVSPGSPLYPEARFTMARVLKRQLKIPEALAALQEFIDSRQARGPDALRMKALLAYCDLARAAGQYNAEHRALLEVWATAPLSPEADRAKALLRDLPLPMKWRVRRAEALVELHQNVPAMNMLARSGPRTELPDELACRAQLTLGRALRKERQHRRAIQVLEPVARECQSPEQRPQALYLLAYSQSVVQPEAAVDTYATLARDYPEHGYADDALFFEAWTQQRLGRADEALENYEALAKRYPAGNFAAEALFRAFWLHQRKGETQQGLASLMSVEQLPEAARTDDALWRARYWQARVQENSGALDPALARYELIATERPTAWYGLLSRTRLAQHAPERLARLTETAAQPAVAKTLNTAAPANDEVWPLPPGPLQKDARFAAGVELLRLGQPGVVEELLAVDTRGLAEAPARLLYQTMRRTGRGRATRQVARVTLRQEAAGPLSAASRPVWEATWPLAFRPLIQSYSKAARVDPDLLQGLIREESRFNPRARSSTGALGLAQLMPTTAQAVADSLKLTSFEMSSLLQPAPNIRLGAAYLGSLLKHFDGNPAYAVAAYNAGPNAVERWRKALPQAELDEWVEHIAFDETRDYVKRVLSSYSAYKLLYANEVPASFAPARKAPLEAGRTPTMSPASGVGGSGRNMATPTSSVSGRR encoded by the coding sequence ATGGACGGACTTCGAGGAACAGCAGCGGTCTTGCTTGCGTGCGCGGGCCTGTGGGCCCCGGGCACCGCGTGGGCACAGGCGCCCGACGAGGACGACTCCGGCGACGTGATGTCGGAGGAGAAGCTGGAGGCCCTGCTCGACACGCCGACGGCGCAGCCCTCGCAGGACGAGGTGACGGCGGAGGCCTTCGGGCCGGAGCGGCTTTCGACCTACTTCGCGGAAGGCCTGCTGGCGAAGGCGAAGGCGGAGTTCGACCGCGGCCGGTACAAGTCCGCGCGGGCGCTGCTCGCGACGGAGTCTCCCCCTTCCCTCCCCGGCCGCTTCCTCCAGGCGCAGAGCGCGTTCCTCGCACGGGACTTCGCCACCGCCGCCGCGGAGTTCACCGCGCTCGCGGAGGACTACGTCCCGCTGCGCGACCACTGCCTGATGAAGGCCGCGCAGTCGCATGAACGGCTGCGCAAGCCGCTGCGCGCGGCGGAGCAGTATGGCCTGGTGAGCCCGGGCTCCCCGCTCTACCCGGAGGCCCGCTTCACCATGGCGCGCGTGCTCAAGCGCCAGCTGAAGATCCCCGAGGCGCTGGCCGCGCTCCAGGAGTTCATCGACAGCCGGCAGGCTCGCGGGCCGGACGCGCTGCGGATGAAGGCGCTGCTCGCGTACTGCGACCTGGCACGCGCGGCGGGGCAGTACAACGCCGAGCACCGCGCGCTGCTGGAGGTCTGGGCCACCGCGCCCCTGTCGCCGGAGGCGGATCGCGCGAAGGCCCTGCTGCGCGACCTGCCCCTGCCCATGAAGTGGCGCGTGCGCCGCGCGGAGGCGCTGGTGGAGCTGCACCAGAACGTCCCGGCCATGAACATGCTGGCCCGCTCGGGGCCTCGCACGGAGCTCCCGGACGAGCTGGCCTGCCGCGCCCAGCTCACCCTGGGCCGCGCCCTGCGCAAGGAGCGTCAGCACCGCCGCGCCATCCAGGTGCTGGAGCCGGTGGCGCGCGAGTGCCAGTCGCCGGAGCAGCGGCCGCAGGCGCTCTACCTGCTCGCCTATTCGCAGTCCGTGGTGCAGCCCGAAGCGGCGGTGGACACGTACGCCACGCTGGCGCGGGACTACCCGGAGCACGGCTACGCGGACGACGCGCTGTTCTTCGAGGCCTGGACGCAGCAGCGCCTGGGCCGCGCGGACGAGGCGCTGGAGAACTACGAGGCGCTCGCGAAGCGCTACCCCGCCGGCAACTTCGCCGCCGAGGCCCTCTTCCGCGCCTTCTGGCTGCACCAGCGCAAGGGCGAGACGCAGCAGGGCCTGGCGTCCCTGATGTCGGTGGAGCAGCTGCCGGAGGCCGCGCGCACCGACGACGCCCTCTGGCGCGCGCGCTACTGGCAGGCGCGAGTCCAGGAGAACTCTGGCGCGCTGGACCCGGCGCTCGCGCGCTACGAGCTCATCGCCACCGAGCGGCCCACGGCCTGGTACGGGCTGCTGTCCCGCACGCGGCTGGCGCAGCACGCACCGGAGCGGCTGGCGCGGTTGACGGAAACCGCCGCGCAACCGGCCGTGGCGAAGACCTTGAACACCGCCGCGCCGGCCAACGACGAGGTCTGGCCCCTGCCCCCGGGCCCGCTCCAGAAGGATGCGCGCTTCGCGGCGGGCGTGGAGCTCTTGCGCCTGGGACAGCCGGGCGTGGTGGAGGAGCTGCTCGCGGTGGACACGCGCGGCCTGGCGGAAGCGCCCGCGCGGCTGCTCTACCAGACCATGCGCCGCACCGGCCGGGGCCGGGCCACGCGGCAGGTGGCTCGCGTGACGCTGCGCCAGGAGGCCGCCGGGCCGCTCAGCGCCGCGTCCCGTCCGGTGTGGGAGGCGACATGGCCGCTCGCGTTCCGGCCGCTCATCCAGAGCTATTCGAAGGCCGCTCGCGTGGACCCCGACCTCCTACAGGGCCTCATCCGCGAGGAGAGCCGGTTCAACCCGCGCGCGCGTTCGTCCACCGGCGCACTGGGGCTCGCGCAGCTCATGCCCACGACGGCGCAGGCGGTGGCGGACTCGCTCAAGCTGACGTCGTTCGAGATGTCGTCGCTGCTCCAGCCCGCGCCGAACATCCGGCTGGGGGCGGCGTACCTGGGCTCGCTGCTCAAGCACTTCGACGGCAACCCCGCCTACGCGGTGGCCGCCTACAACGCGGGCCCCAATGCGGTGGAGCGCTGGCGCAAGGCCCTGCCCCAGGCGGAGCTGGACGAGTGGGTGGAGCACATCGCCTTCGACGAGACCCGCGACTACGTGAAGCGCGTGCTCAGCAGCTACAGCGCCTACAAGCTGCTCTACGCCAACGAAGTCCCCGCCTCCTTCGCGCCGGCCCGCAAGGCCCCGCTGGAGGCCGGGCGCACGCCCACGATGAGCCCTGCGTCGGGCGTGGGAGGCAGCGGCCGGAACATGGCGACGCCCACGTCCTCCGTCTCCGGAAGACGCTAG
- a CDS encoding DNA-binding protein yields MNSTSFPSSPSLSRRSAVTLLGAFVLALAGCHPVLSIEDARSRSNGSEVVVEGAVTVAPGTFSSALGDEGFAIQDDTGGIYVKLEEKLSFGLGARVRVSGTLDEQNMLRILKSVPEDVDLKSGTEQVSPKEVTTGGVNESVEGQLIRASGAITQAFQDDSPYGYKLYIDDGTGEVQVFVHVSAGFDKASLQALTVGQRIAVVGLAAQYETTYEVAPRMPGDLSVQSAAP; encoded by the coding sequence ATGAACTCGACCTCCTTCCCTTCCTCCCCTTCCCTCTCGCGCCGGAGCGCCGTGACGCTGCTGGGCGCGTTCGTGCTCGCGCTCGCCGGGTGTCATCCGGTGCTCTCCATCGAGGACGCGCGCTCGCGCTCCAACGGTTCGGAGGTGGTGGTGGAGGGCGCGGTGACCGTGGCGCCCGGCACGTTCTCCTCCGCCCTGGGCGATGAGGGCTTCGCCATCCAGGACGACACCGGCGGCATCTACGTCAAGCTGGAGGAGAAGCTGTCCTTCGGGCTGGGGGCCCGCGTGCGCGTCTCCGGCACGCTGGACGAGCAGAACATGCTGCGCATCCTCAAGAGCGTGCCCGAGGACGTGGACCTGAAGTCGGGCACGGAGCAGGTGTCGCCCAAGGAAGTGACCACCGGCGGCGTGAACGAGTCCGTGGAGGGCCAGCTCATCCGCGCGAGCGGTGCCATCACCCAGGCGTTCCAGGACGACTCGCCCTACGGCTACAAGCTCTACATCGACGACGGCACCGGCGAGGTGCAGGTGTTCGTCCACGTCTCCGCCGGCTTCGACAAGGCTTCGCTCCAGGCCCTCACCGTGGGACAGCGCATCGCCGTGGTGGGGCTGGCCGCGCAGTATGAGACGACCTACGAGGTGGCGCCCCGCATGCCGGGCGACCTCTCGGTGCAGAGCGCCGCGCCCTGA
- the menA gene encoding 1,4-dihydroxy-2-naphthoate octaprenyltransferase, with product MATPSLPSSSVALESRPPLARVWWLALRPKTLTASVAPTLLGWAFANAEGHWRLAPALTFLVGFVLMQIVSNLVNDYADFERGADTEARLGPARVTQKGWLTAREVATAAALAFTGSSLALLLLTQAEGWPVFAGGAFCLAGAVFYSAGPVPLGYLGLGDVLVLIIFGLLGVSGSYVVLTHHVTPAVLVAGLSMGLFSAGILAVNNLRDRKTDVIAGKRTLVVRFGQRFGQWEYTLAVGGAFVLPVIAWAVLPEHRWAWLLTLVALPLAVRQIRAIWREDGSALNPHLGKTAALGLVFALLLSAGLSL from the coding sequence ATGGCCACTCCGAGTCTCCCGTCGTCGAGTGTCGCGCTTGAATCAAGACCCCCTCTGGCCCGCGTCTGGTGGCTCGCGCTGCGGCCCAAGACGCTGACCGCCTCCGTCGCCCCCACGCTGCTGGGCTGGGCGTTCGCGAACGCGGAGGGCCACTGGCGGCTCGCGCCGGCGCTGACGTTCCTGGTGGGCTTCGTGCTCATGCAGATCGTCAGCAACCTGGTGAACGACTACGCGGACTTCGAACGGGGCGCGGACACCGAGGCGCGCCTGGGGCCCGCGCGCGTCACGCAGAAGGGCTGGCTCACGGCGCGCGAGGTGGCGACGGCCGCAGCGCTGGCGTTCACCGGATCCTCGCTCGCGCTGCTGCTGCTGACCCAGGCGGAGGGCTGGCCGGTGTTCGCGGGCGGCGCCTTCTGCCTGGCGGGCGCGGTCTTCTACTCCGCGGGCCCCGTGCCCCTGGGGTACCTGGGCCTGGGGGACGTGCTGGTGCTGATCATCTTCGGGCTGCTGGGGGTGAGCGGCAGCTATGTGGTGCTCACGCACCACGTCACACCGGCCGTGCTGGTGGCGGGGCTGTCCATGGGGCTCTTCTCCGCGGGCATCCTCGCGGTGAACAACCTGCGCGACCGCAAGACGGACGTGATCGCCGGCAAGCGCACGCTGGTGGTGCGCTTCGGCCAGCGCTTCGGGCAGTGGGAATACACGCTGGCGGTAGGGGGCGCGTTCGTGCTCCCAGTGATTGCCTGGGCGGTGCTGCCGGAGCACCGCTGGGCCTGGCTCCTCACCCTGGTCGCCTTGCCGCTCGCGGTGCGGCAGATCCGCGCCATCTGGCGCGAGGACGGCAGCGCGCTCAACCCACACCTGGGGAAGACTGCCGCGCTCGGGCTGGTGTTCGCGCTGCTCCTGTCCGCGGGCCTGAGCCTCTGA